The following coding sequences lie in one Panicum virgatum strain AP13 chromosome 6N, P.virgatum_v5, whole genome shotgun sequence genomic window:
- the LOC120679422 gene encoding zinc finger BED domain-containing protein RICESLEEPER 2-like, whose protein sequence is MACKWDKCKPLFVNGVIQRPSSEVWKNFIPLYADGADGRTKIMAAECVNCHVRFNAHRKLSYLKRHIRTCSARGRSRTRINQDELSPVLINVEVQFSEYGSNSKFLKCSSGDRTPMDRCVSASPAQKRMDPKKDRNTSSAQTLHSMSRKFDQEASFQELSKMIILHGHPLSIVEHEEMRSFAKSLNPEFNMASSIDVEEYSAILFQKLKADLHQKITQSHRVSLSASLCTPHGSESSVKYLCLSVHFVDSDWKLQRRIIKFGAFRTSTTNLDQMIHFKEAPVLDSESGPFDLISEAIRDWNLDQKLLSLTSVGDIRSNERFSKLKDFLNQRRCLPIGVKLYNIACVDDVLNSIVSEEQPLLHVVSDILEKFIQAHMSSSPSQQQLMEVMTSMTLKCPHEDVKRWHKIYFGLEVLVHFKKAFPSEELLSAKDTKTVESVCNILRAFCHAVEVLSGPVCPTANIYFNELWIIRTTLEEEASTGHTELASMVWKMQEAFDEYWQNSYVWLSAPAVLDPRFKLAFIEFRLKQAFGTDAAKHVSIIRELFLEYCTAVDEPSAVHSNCDSCDVQVGGFYKDSLKVWDDYVSAQRRGQVFTELNNYLEDGVVPRKDDFDILNWWMSNSTKYPILSIMARDILAIPASAVHCEAALSNEGPVIHKQWSTLNINTIEALVCIRDWIK, encoded by the coding sequence ATGGCATGTAAGTGGGACAAGTGCAAGCCTCTTTTTGTAAATGGAGTGATTCAGAGACCGTCATCAGAGGTATGGAAGAATTTTATACCACTATATGCTGATGGGGCTGATGGGAGAACGAAAATCATGGCTGCTGAATGTGTCAATTGCCATGTGCGATTCAATGCACATAGAAAATTAAGTTACTTGAAACGGCATATTCGGACTTGTTCAGCACGAGGTAGAAGTAGAACCCGTATAAATCAAGATGAGCTATCACCTGTGTTGATTAATGTTGAGGTTCAGTTTTCAGAATATGGCAGCAACAGTAAGTTCCTCAAGTGCAGTTCTGGTGATAGAACCCCTATGGACCGATGCGTTTCAGCTTCACCAGCACAAAAAAGAATGGACCCCAAGAAGGACAGGAATACGTCATCAGCTCAGACTCTGCACAGTATGAGCAGAAAATTTGACCAAGAAGCATCTTTTCAAGAGCTTTCTAAAATGATTATTTTGCATGGCCATCCGCTGTCCATTGTCGAGCATGAAGAAATGAGAAGTTTTGCAAAGAGCCTCAATCCAGAATTTAACATGGCTTCAAGCATTGATGTAGAAGAATATTCAGCTATTTTGTTCCAGAAATTAAAGGCTGATCTACATCAAAAGATCACTCAATCCCATCGGGTTTCCTTATCAGCAAGTTTGTGTACTCCTCATGGATCTGAGTCCTCAGTGAAGTATCTCTGCTTGTCAGTGCATTTTGTTGATTCAGACTGGAAACTTCAAAGGAGAATCATcaaatttggtgcgtttcggaCCTCAACCACTAATTTGGATCAGATGATACATTTTAAGGAGGCTCCTGTACTAGATTCTGAAAGCGGGCCATTTGATCTCATATCGGAAGCTATAAGAGATTGGAATCTTGATCAGAAGCTTTTAAGCTTGACATCTGTTGGTGACATTAGAAGCAATGAGCGATTTTCAAAGCTGAAGGACTTTCTTAACCAAAGGAGATGCCTTCCTATTGGAGTTAAACTGTATAATATTGCTTGTGTTGATGATGTGCTCAACAGTATTGTTTCAGAAGAACAACCATTGCTGCATGTTGTTAGTGACATCCTAGAGAAATTTATTCAGGCACATATGTCCTCATCTCCGAGTCAGCAGCAACTGATGGAAGTTATGACAAGTATGACATTGAAATGTCCCCATGAAGATGTGAAACGGTGGCACAAAATTTACTTTGGGCTTGAAGTTCTTGTGCATTTCAAGAAGGCTTTTCCCTCTGAAGAATTGTTATCTGCAAAAGATACTAAAACTGTTGAATCAGTTTGCAACATTTTGAGGGCTTTTTGCCATGCTGTTGAAGTACTTTCTGGTCCTGTTTGTCCCACGGCAAATATTTACTTCAATGAACTATGGATAATTAGGACAACTTTGGAAGAAGAAGCATCTACTGGTCATACTGAACTTGCTAGCATGGTTTGGAAGATGCAAGAAGCATTCGACGAGTATTGGCAGAATTCATATGTATGGTTGTCAGCACCTGCTGTACTTGATCCCAGATTCAAACTTGCTTTTATCGAATTCCGCCTGAAACAAGCTTTTGGCACTGATGCAGCAAAGCATGTATCTATCATACGTGAGCTGTTTCTGGAATACTGCACTGCTGTAGATGAGCCAAGTGCCGTCCATTCAAATTGTGACTCTTGTGATGTTCAGGTGGGTGGATTTTACAAGGATTCATTGAAAGTTTGGGATGATTATGTTAGTGCACAGAGAAGGGGCCAAGTTTTCACAGAACTTAACAACTACCTCGAAGATGGTGTTGTTCCGAGGAAAGATGATTTTGATATTCTCAACTGGTGGATGAGTAATTCTACAAAGTATCCAATCCTCTCGATTATGGCACGTGACATCCTGGCAATCCCTGCTTCTGCTGTTCATTGCGAGGCAGCGTTAAGCAATGAGGGACCTGTGATTCATAAGCAATGGAGCACATTAAATATCAATACGATCGAGGCTCTCGTATGCATCCGAGATTGGATTAAATAG